The following proteins are co-located in the Cydia fagiglandana chromosome 2, ilCydFagi1.1, whole genome shotgun sequence genome:
- the LOC134672247 gene encoding zinc finger protein 883-like yields the protein MEPETETGPQALKLTTIDLVGGILCSICRLTFKNKKDYDLHYSQHNLGRDEIIYTCVVCLRDIAGYPSFRGHCYTAHVIKERFKCEHCNKLFSKSGALKDHIASLHKFECSCCKREFPTKKEMQLHKIIHMNDKPPFNCQTCNEKVDCIDACEQHIDKHSVSLYSCPICSEKIHSKAAGVDHLAIHFGNVLNSNDSDSDSEHENDKPEDSSIDLLGGILCSVCSEIHKNRSEIDLHFSQEHPERSVLYGCNICGKDFEKYTQFGQHCYEHISKNRYKCESCEKSFSRLARLVTHTEAFHARGDGSSKPLSCQHCPQQFASEFRFREHQRLEHNICVIMCSQPGCGEIFETPKELVLHQKQHSLSSSLWCRLCGLQFSSRATAERHLDVHRKKTFSCPVCARKYGEKYLLMKHVPQHFETVIHMCKVCGKLYNAKNRLIEHSKTHANVKNYKCSFCAKGFTSIYKLKQHQNMHTNVRPYRCTVCTKDFNNYSNWYKHVRKIHNIDPKTVKKPQLQIEKENVFAKQNDLIDMDTLSVNVDMRELEGDGLMGGSGMKESYMFLEPAHEAVDLDSIHPTIAPGTVAEFAVLPPAATFVADAAPPSPPAPLPLPAPAMPREYGPDFTVPECADLLHLDDHMLPHIDPLLPHIDPLLTLDPYRPRDKWEPFVVTRYQGRASVAAIDINASRRAVMNTDIF from the exons ATGGAGCCCGAGACCGAGACCGGCCCGCAGgccctcaaactgaccacgatCGATTTAGTCGGCGGCATCCTCTGCAGCATTTGCCGcttaacatttaaaaataaaaaagattaCGACTTGCACTATTCCCAGCATAATCTTGGTAGAGATGAAATCATCTATACATGTGTGGTGTGTCTCAGAGATATTGCGGGCTACCCGAGCTTCCGCGGACACTGCTATACCGCACATGTCATCAAGGAAAGATTCAA ATGCGAGCATTGCAACAAGCTGTTTTCTAAATCAGGAGCCCTAAAGGACCACATTGCATCTCTACACAAATTTGAATGCTCATGCTGCAAGAGAGA ATTCCCAACAAAAAAAGAAATGCAGCTGCATAAAATCATCCACATGAATGACAAACCTCCGTTCAACTGCCAGACTTGCAACGAGAAAGTTGACTGCATTGATGCGTGCGAGCAGCACATTGACAAGCACTCCGTCTCTCTCTACTCTTGCCCCATCTGCAGCGAGAAGATTCACAGCAAAGCGGCAGGCGTTGATCACCTTGCTATACATTTTGGCAATGTACTTAATTCAAATGACAGCGATTCAGATTCCGAACATGAGAATGACAAACCAGAAGACAGTTCAATTGATTTGCTCGGCGGCATTCTCTGTTCCGTCTGCAGTGAAATCCACAAGAACCGATCGGAGATAGATCTGCACTTCAGTCAGGAGCATCCGGAGAGGAGCGTGTTGTATGGGTGTAACATCTGCGGCAAGGACTTTGAGAAGTACACACAGTTCGGACAACATTGCTATGAACACATCAGCAAGAACAGATACAA atGCGAGTCCTGCGAGAAGTCATTCAGCCGCCTGGCGCGCCTGGTGACGCACACGGAGGCGTTCCACGCGCGCGGCGACGGCAGCAGCAAGCCGCTCAGCTGCCAGCACTGCCCGCAGCAGTTCGCCAGCGAGTTCCGCTTCCGGGAGCACCAGCGGCTCGAGCACAACATCTGCGTCATCATGTGCAGCCAGCCCGGCTGCGGGGAAAT CTTCGAGACGCCGAAGGAGCTGGTGCTCCACCAGAAGCAGCACAGCCTGTCCAGCTCGCTGTGGTGCCGGCTGTGCGGGCTGCAGTTCTCGTCGCGCGCCACGGCGGAGCGCCACCTCGACGTGCACCGCAAGAAGACCTTCTCCTGCCCGGTGTGCGCGCGCAAGTACGGCGAGAAGTACCTCCTCATGAAGCACGTGCCGCAGCACTTCGAGACCGTCATACACATGTGCAAG GTGTGCGGCAAACTCTACAACGCCAAGAACCGACTCATCGAGCACTCCAAAACGCACGCCAACGTCAAAAACTACAAGTGCTCGTTCTGCGCCAAAGGCTTCACCTCCATATACAAGCTCAAACAACACCAGAACATGCACACCAACGTCCGCCCCTACCGGTGCACCGTCTGCACTAAAGACTTCAACAACTACTCCAACTGGTACAAGCATGTGCGGAAAATACATAACATAGACCCGAAGACTGTGAAGAAACCTCAACTACAAATTGAGAAAGAAAATGTATTCGCTAAACAGAATGATTTGATCGACATGGATACTTTAAGTGTGAACGTGGACATGAGGGAGTTGGAAGGGGACGGGTTGATGGGGGGGAGCGGGATGAAGGAGAGCTACATGTTCCTGGAGCCGGCGCATGAGGCGGTGGACCTGGACAGCATCCACCCGACCATCGCGCCGGGGACCGTGGCCGAGTTCGCGGTGCTGCCGCCCGCCGCTACCTTCGTCGCAG ACGCCGCGCCCCCCTCGCCGCCGGCGCCCTTGCCCTTGCCCGCCCCGGCCATGCCGCGCGAGTACGGGCCCGACTTCACCGTGCCCGAGTGCGCCGACCTGCTGCACCTCGACGACCACATGCTGCCGCACATCGACCCCCTGCTGCCCCACATCGACCCCCTGCTCACGCTCGACCCCTACCGGCCCCGGGACAAGTGGGAGCCCTTCGTCGTCACCCGGTACCAGGGCCGGGCGAGCGTCGCGGCGATTGATATCAACGCGAGCCGGCGGGCCGTCATGAACACGGACATATTTTAA
- the LOC134679565 gene encoding TWiK family of potassium channels protein 7, protein MERQNTAYSSFHGSMRSRDSSSTTGSDAREKIKDCLRKFIAFMFTQVGVGALVVCYAMLGAASFIHIEKNSPDRQLEDVRQWRLNTTQQLWTIVQKNNIFDEAAFKTGADEILRVYQNNISQAIHKGYSGHSPEDIWSFPAALMYSLSVFTMIGYGNIVPKTVWGKILTIAYAFFGIPIYILYFCNMGKVLAKTFKWLYITAHECSRREDPMFEDGEPIKRKITVPSTACLWVISFYILSGTIMFGAWEKWNYLDSTYFCVISLCKIGFGDFVPGANIADSAGGSHVKLVINFVYVLLGMGLVAMCYNLMCEDVRVKVRELREDLKNCLDDITLKITVCMNDTKYYHQKANRQVK, encoded by the coding sequence ATGGAGCGGCAGAACACGGCGTACTCAAGTTTTCATGGCTCCATGCGCAGCAGAGACTCGTCGTCCACCACCGGCAGCGACGCCAGGGAGAAAATCAAGGATTGCTTACGGAAATTCATAGCATTCATGTTTACACAAGTGGGAGTCGGCGCCCTAGTGGTGTGTTACGCGATGCTCGGCGCCGCCAGCTTCATACACATCGAGAAGAACAGCCCCGACCGCCAGCTCGAGGACGTGCGCCAGTGGCGGCTCAACACGACCCAACAACTCTGGACAATAGTACAGAAAAACAACATATTTGATGAAGCTGCCTTCAAAACTGGAGCAGATGAAATCCTAAGAGTATACCAGAATAATATATCACAAGCCATACATAAAGGCTACAGTGGACACTCGCCTGAAGATATCTGGTCATTCCCAGCCGCTCTAATGTACAGTTTGTCTGTGTTCACTATGATTGGATATGGCAATATTGTACCAAAAACGGTTTGGGGCAAAATTCTAACTATTGCATATGCGTTTTTCGGCAtaccaatttatattttatacttctGCAACATGGGTAAGGTGTTGGCGAAAACCTTTAAATGGTTGTATATAACAGCTCACGAGTGCAGCAGACGTGAAGACCCAATGTTTGAAGATGGGGAGCCGATTAAAAGGAAGATCACAGTTCCATCGACTGCTTGCCTGTGGGTTATATCATTTTACATCCTGTCAGGCACTATTATGTTTGGAGCTTGGGAGAAATGGAACTATTTAGATTCTACATACTTCTGTGTTATAAGCTTGTGTAAAATTGGTTTTGGAGACTTTGTTCCCGGAGCTAACATAGCTGATTCAGCCGGAGGCTCTCATGTGAAGCTCGTCATAAACTTTGTGTATGTGCTGCTGGGTATGGGCCTAGTGGCCATGTGCTACAACCTAATGTGTGAAGATGTGAGGGTCAAGGTGCGGGAGCTCCGAGAGGACCTCAAAAACTGTTTGGACGACATCACTTTGAAGATAACAGTGTGCATGAATGATACTAAATATTATCACCAGAAGGCTAATAGACAAGTGAAGTGA